One genomic window of Bartonella sp. HY038 includes the following:
- a CDS encoding serine hydrolase, with protein MKPLHRRGFITGLASSSLILSGVHSFSQNTLTYKKEKLSQIIKDYSKLQSIRTIVIYEQGSSIYEASFNGASVNKPTNIKSASKSVVSALIGMAIDKNIIHNTDQKIADFLENKFPRNANRQLYNITIGDLLSMQSGLAPLSGPKYGQFAKARDKVAFILAQPFIGRPGDGMLYSTGSTHLLSAILMKASGTPTDVLAAKWFSPCREFKITNWQKDQQGIAIGGNEMAMTPHSMAAFGEIYRNKGRLSDGTQLISADWITQSWVKRTNSIFTGHGYGYCWFISGAGGVPIYYAWGYGGQMIFVVPNKALTVVVTSDPNRSVLDNAYALHLQALITRVVINAG; from the coding sequence ATGAAACCACTTCATCGGCGCGGCTTTATAACTGGCCTTGCAAGTTCATCATTGATTTTGAGCGGTGTTCACAGTTTTTCACAAAATACATTAACCTATAAAAAAGAAAAGCTTAGTCAAATAATCAAGGACTATTCTAAACTTCAATCTATCCGAACTATAGTAATTTATGAACAAGGTTCTAGTATTTATGAGGCGAGTTTTAATGGCGCGAGTGTCAATAAACCAACCAATATAAAATCGGCTTCAAAGTCGGTTGTCTCAGCTCTTATTGGTATGGCAATTGATAAGAATATTATTCATAACACCGACCAGAAAATTGCCGATTTTTTGGAAAACAAGTTTCCTAGGAATGCCAATCGTCAGCTTTATAATATAACTATCGGTGATTTATTATCGATGCAATCTGGACTTGCGCCGCTATCTGGCCCTAAATATGGGCAATTTGCCAAGGCTCGTGATAAGGTTGCTTTTATCCTTGCGCAACCCTTTATTGGCCGTCCGGGTGACGGCATGCTTTATTCAACTGGTTCCACCCATCTTTTATCAGCGATACTGATGAAGGCAAGCGGCACACCTACTGACGTGCTTGCAGCAAAATGGTTTTCCCCCTGCCGCGAATTTAAAATCACCAATTGGCAAAAGGACCAACAAGGCATTGCTATTGGCGGCAATGAAATGGCTATGACACCGCACTCAATGGCTGCCTTTGGTGAGATTTATCGCAATAAAGGAAGGCTTAGCGATGGAACGCAATTAATAAGCGCAGATTGGATAACGCAATCATGGGTGAAGCGCACCAACTCGATTTTTACTGGTCATGGCTATGGTTATTGTTGGTTTATTTCCGGTGCTGGTGGTGTACCGATTTATTATGCATGGGGCTATGGCGGACAAATGATTTTTGTCGTGCCTAATAAGGCACTAACGGTGGTTGTAACCTCTGATCCTAATCGCTCGGTTCTTGATAATGCCTATGCGCTGCATTTACAGGCGCTTATTACCCGTGTTGTGATTAATGCTGGTTGA
- a CDS encoding D-amino acid dehydrogenase translates to MKVLILGSGVIGVSSAWYLSKLGHEVTIIDRESAPAEETSFANAGQVSFGYTTPWAAPGLPLKAMKWMFRKNSPLIIHPRPNLDMVRWLFAMLSNCSEDKYKKNKALMIRVSDYSAQCLKELREETNIHYDERMRGTIQLFRDPHQLEAVQKDIDVLRADGVNFEMLDAKGCIAIEPGLADLGDKIVGGLRTPDDETGDCKIFTEKLAKLCQEKGVEFLFNTDIHSLLRDGDRVIGAQTSKGRFTADAVLVALGSFTPFLLKPLGLYAPIYPVKGYSITVPIIDEAKAPVSTVIDDIYKVAVTRLGDRIRVGGMAEVSGYNLTYKEARRNTLQEALHLMFPGAGDSSQSELWSGRRPVTPDSVPILGATPFKGLYLNSGHGTLGWTMSTGSGKFLADIISGNRPDIDPSGLDISRYA, encoded by the coding sequence ATGAAAGTTCTTATTTTGGGAAGTGGCGTTATTGGTGTTAGCTCAGCTTGGTATCTTAGCAAGCTTGGCCATGAGGTCACCATTATTGACCGTGAAAGCGCACCGGCAGAAGAAACAAGTTTTGCCAATGCAGGTCAAGTGTCTTTTGGCTACACAACGCCATGGGCAGCCCCCGGTTTGCCGCTTAAAGCAATGAAATGGATGTTTCGCAAAAACTCGCCATTGATTATTCATCCGCGTCCTAATCTTGATATGGTTCGCTGGTTGTTTGCTATGCTTAGTAATTGTAGCGAAGACAAGTATAAAAAAAATAAAGCTTTAATGATCCGCGTTTCTGATTATAGCGCGCAATGCCTTAAAGAATTGCGCGAAGAAACCAATATCCATTATGATGAACGTATGCGTGGGACGATACAGCTTTTTCGTGATCCTCATCAATTAGAGGCAGTGCAAAAGGATATTGATGTTTTGCGTGCTGATGGCGTCAATTTTGAAATGTTGGATGCCAAAGGTTGTATCGCCATTGAACCAGGTTTAGCAGATCTTGGCGATAAAATTGTTGGTGGCTTACGTACGCCCGATGACGAAACTGGCGATTGCAAAATTTTCACTGAAAAATTAGCGAAACTCTGCCAAGAAAAAGGCGTCGAGTTTTTATTTAATACCGATATTCACTCCCTATTGCGTGATGGTGATAGAGTGATTGGCGCCCAAACATCCAAGGGGCGTTTTACGGCTGATGCGGTTTTGGTGGCCCTTGGCTCCTTTACGCCGTTTTTGTTAAAGCCGCTTGGTCTTTATGCGCCAATTTATCCAGTAAAAGGCTATTCGATTACCGTGCCAATTATTGACGAAGCAAAGGCACCAGTATCAACGGTTATTGACGATATTTACAAGGTGGCCGTTACTCGGCTTGGGGATCGCATTCGCGTTGGCGGTATGGCAGAGGTTTCTGGCTATAATCTCACCTATAAAGAGGCGCGGCGTAATACATTGCAAGAAGCCCTGCATTTAATGTTTCCAGGTGCTGGCGATTCATCGCAAAGCGAATTATGGTCGGGTCGTCGTCCAGTTACGCCCGATAGTGTGCCAATCCTTGGTGCAACGCCATTTAAAGGACTTTATTTAAATTCCGGCCATGGCACGTTAGGTTGGACAATGTCAACAGGCAGCGGTAAATTCCTTGCCGATATTATTAGTGGCAATCGCCCCGACATTGACCCAAGTGGGCTTGATATTTCTCGTTATGCTTAA
- a CDS encoding DUF4435 domain-containing protein, translating to MALKIERLLELTAHRIPGHRALNLNPQVNRIGEDAAKNRLFWGDENRMNLVKLNLGNQSVNVLKDDFEQLLQYLFAEQLNIAMTMLNQHYEKTKVEFNITKLQRLTEIWSRLLPNSKLSISAEDILVHKVDATPYSASEMSDGERSLFYLIGQVLAVESGQLIIIDEPELHIHPSIMSKLWDELEAQRPDCAFLFITHDLTFAKRQHAQKYVLREFRAEPQPAWMIEDVPQNSEFSEDLATLILGSRHPILFVEGTDDSLDVAFYRCCYPDWTVIPAGSCGEVIRAVKTLQNNSSFTRITCAGIVDNDHRKDKDIEALLKKNIHVLPVNEIENIILLPTVSKAILESELKSENYISPQLEEKLAEIKMGLLKHISCERNIKAATDRVLKRFLHSKLASIARDKTTKDLSIADSIKEQINDLNIDEIVESFEYGLIKAIEEENLPLILKMYDDKKMLAVASQILMNTNPKSLVARIKQNLMEQPNSAIAKAIKENLPIITQK from the coding sequence TTGGCGTTAAAAATTGAGCGTTTATTGGAGTTGACAGCTCATCGAATACCAGGCCATAGAGCGTTAAATTTAAATCCCCAAGTGAATAGAATTGGTGAGGACGCAGCTAAAAACCGTCTTTTTTGGGGTGATGAAAATCGAATGAATCTTGTCAAACTTAACCTAGGGAACCAAAGTGTAAATGTATTAAAAGATGATTTTGAACAATTGTTGCAATATCTTTTTGCAGAGCAGTTAAATATCGCTATGACGATGTTAAATCAGCATTATGAAAAAACTAAGGTAGAATTTAATATTACTAAACTTCAACGTTTAACGGAGATTTGGTCGCGTCTATTGCCTAACAGTAAGCTTTCTATTTCAGCCGAGGATATTCTAGTTCATAAAGTTGATGCAACACCATATAGCGCCTCAGAAATGAGTGATGGCGAACGGTCTTTATTTTACTTAATTGGACAGGTTCTTGCTGTTGAAAGTGGCCAACTTATTATTATTGATGAGCCTGAATTGCATATTCATCCATCGATCATGTCTAAATTATGGGATGAGTTGGAAGCACAGCGCCCAGATTGCGCCTTTTTATTCATTACCCATGATTTAACATTTGCCAAGCGGCAACATGCGCAAAAATATGTTCTTCGTGAATTTAGGGCTGAGCCACAACCAGCGTGGATGATTGAGGATGTACCGCAAAATAGTGAATTTAGTGAAGATTTAGCGACTTTAATTTTGGGCAGTAGGCACCCTATTCTTTTTGTTGAGGGTACCGATGATAGTCTCGATGTTGCTTTTTATCGGTGTTGTTATCCTGATTGGACAGTTATTCCAGCGGGGTCTTGCGGTGAAGTTATTCGTGCTGTTAAAACCTTGCAGAATAATAGCAGTTTTACTCGTATTACATGCGCAGGGATAGTGGATAATGATCACCGTAAAGACAAAGATATCGAGGCACTATTAAAAAAGAATATCCACGTTCTTCCGGTAAATGAAATTGAAAATATTATCTTGTTGCCAACTGTGAGCAAAGCAATATTGGAATCCGAATTAAAATCTGAAAATTACATTTCGCCGCAACTTGAAGAAAAATTAGCCGAAATTAAAATGGGTTTATTAAAACACATTAGTTGCGAAAGAAATATTAAGGCAGCTACCGACAGAGTTTTAAAACGGTTTTTACATAGTAAGTTAGCATCTATCGCTCGTGATAAAACAACAAAAGATCTATCAATTGCAGATAGTATTAAAGAGCAAATCAATGATTTAAACATTGATGAAATAGTGGAGAGCTTTGAATACGGGCTTATAAAAGCAATTGAGGAAGAAAATTTGCCTTTGATATTAAAAATGTATGATGATAAAAAAATGCTTGCTGTAGCTTCGCAAATTTTAATGAATACCAATCCTAAAAGTTTAGTTGCGCGGATTAAACAAAATCTGATGGAGCAACCTAATTCGGCTATTGCAAAAGCAATTAAAGAAAACTTGCCTATTATTACTCAAAAATAG
- a CDS encoding Lrp/AsnC family transcriptional regulator yields the protein MFHLDAIDRNIIRALRRDGRMTNARIAQEVGLSASACLRRVQILEETGVIRGYTAIIGEVGNDEGLNIIVQITLERQSEEFLQKFENAVRRHPEIKECYLMAGSADYWLRAEAENAAAYEIIHKQILSRLPGVMHIQSSFSIRSVLTQRQSSQY from the coding sequence ATGTTTCATCTCGACGCCATTGATCGTAATATAATTAGAGCATTAAGGCGAGATGGGCGCATGACCAATGCCCGTATTGCCCAAGAGGTTGGCTTGTCGGCGTCAGCCTGTTTGCGGCGCGTGCAAATATTAGAAGAAACGGGAGTTATACGCGGCTATACCGCCATTATTGGTGAAGTTGGCAATGACGAAGGCCTTAATATTATTGTTCAAATTACTCTAGAGCGCCAAAGTGAAGAATTCTTGCAAAAGTTTGAAAATGCAGTGCGCCGCCATCCAGAAATAAAGGAATGCTACCTTATGGCAGGTAGCGCCGATTATTGGTTACGGGCAGAGGCGGAAAATGCCGCCGCCTATGAAATCATCCATAAGCAAATATTGTCACGCTTGCCTGGGGTTATGCACATTCAATCTAGTTTTTCGATAAGATCGGTTTTGACACAAAGACAATCATCCCAATATTGA
- a CDS encoding dihydrofolate reductase family protein has product MRPKIICHMVSSIDGRLQTDYYSKTKEPMDVPELLRIYHDVGHKFHADGFIMGRATTEEMLGDGIKMAVPTDITAKANEDFYVPRDGSPLMIIVDRHGKVHYPSNKIEGAQVVTIIAEGADINYLAALQQLNISYIFAGKDGNDVNLALQKIKRYFNVRSLLLEGGAVLNGGFFGADAIDAYSIMVYPAIYGKSGAPSIMEYMGDDIAKINQGFYLQLSHVEQIERDFVWLCYDVIRDEKS; this is encoded by the coding sequence ATGCGTCCTAAAATTATTTGTCATATGGTGAGTTCCATTGATGGTCGGTTGCAAACCGATTATTATTCTAAGACTAAAGAGCCAATGGATGTGCCAGAATTATTGCGTATTTATCATGATGTAGGGCATAAATTTCATGCCGACGGCTTTATCATGGGACGCGCTACCACCGAGGAAATGTTGGGTGATGGCATTAAAATGGCGGTTCCTACCGATATAACCGCCAAAGCGAATGAAGATTTTTATGTGCCGCGTGATGGTTCACCATTGATGATTATTGTCGATCGCCACGGCAAAGTGCATTATCCAAGTAATAAAATTGAAGGCGCACAAGTTGTAACAATTATTGCTGAGGGCGCAGATATTAATTATCTTGCCGCTTTGCAGCAACTCAATATTTCTTATATTTTTGCGGGAAAAGATGGTAATGATGTTAATCTTGCTTTGCAAAAAATTAAACGCTATTTCAATGTGCGTAGCCTACTTCTTGAAGGGGGCGCCGTGCTTAATGGCGGCTTTTTTGGAGCAGATGCAATTGATGCTTATAGCATTATGGTTTATCCTGCTATCTACGGTAAATCGGGCGCTCCATCAATTATGGAGTATATGGGCGATGATATTGCCAAAATTAACCAAGGCTTTTACCTACAATTAAGCCATGTTGAGCAAATTGAACGTGATTTCGTTTGGCTTTGCTATGATGTTATTCGTGATGAAAAATCATAG
- the bluB gene encoding 5,6-dimethylbenzimidazole synthase, whose product MMDKQAIYRVMAARRDVRDEFLPKPIDDATLMRILSAAHLAPSVGFQQPWNFLLIRDLARRQAVQNIFKLANEEEAEVFSGERQSLYRQLKLEGIVKAPLNICVTCDTKRDGTSGIGRYHNPQMSQFSTVCAVQNLWLAARAENIGVGWVSIYHEAKLRQLLKIPENIEIIAYLCLGYVEFFYEEPELQCKGWRDRLPLEDLIFNEQWGDKS is encoded by the coding sequence ATGATGGATAAACAAGCCATTTATCGTGTAATGGCAGCGCGGCGCGATGTACGCGATGAATTTTTGCCAAAGCCGATCGATGATGCAACCTTGATGCGGATTTTATCTGCAGCCCATCTTGCGCCATCAGTGGGCTTTCAGCAACCGTGGAACTTTTTGCTTATCCGCGACCTTGCCCGCCGACAAGCTGTCCAAAATATTTTTAAATTAGCCAATGAAGAAGAAGCTGAAGTTTTTAGCGGTGAACGGCAAAGCCTTTATCGGCAATTGAAACTTGAAGGCATTGTCAAAGCGCCGCTTAATATTTGCGTTACTTGCGATACTAAGCGCGATGGGACAAGCGGCATTGGCCGATATCATAACCCGCAAATGTCGCAATTTAGCACCGTTTGCGCCGTGCAAAACCTTTGGCTTGCAGCACGCGCCGAAAATATTGGCGTTGGCTGGGTATCAATTTATCATGAAGCGAAGTTACGGCAATTATTGAAAATTCCTGAAAATATCGAAATTATCGCTTATCTTTGTCTTGGCTATGTGGAATTTTTCTATGAAGAGCCAGAATTGCAATGTAAAGGTTGGCGTGATCGCTTGCCCTTGGAGGATCTAATTTTTAATGAGCAATGGGGCGATAAAAGCTAA
- the thpR gene encoding RNA 2',3'-cyclic phosphodiesterase yields the protein MPRLFTALEVPHNIASSLSLVRGGLPGARWLENGDLHITLNFFGDVEAHIADEIVHALDRVELPRFNLRLRGLDVFTRKKPSTLYAGIEANPALMTLHETIGRKLRHLPLERNKRSFTPHITLAHVRQSKIDDLIKYLTERGGFLTDTFEAKRFVLMSSRELVGGGPYIIEESWPLHQSVPATKTATAF from the coding sequence ATGCCACGTCTTTTTACAGCACTTGAAGTTCCCCATAATATTGCTTCTTCTTTATCGCTTGTGCGTGGTGGTTTGCCCGGTGCGCGCTGGCTTGAAAATGGCGACCTTCATATCACTTTAAATTTCTTTGGCGATGTTGAAGCGCATATAGCCGATGAAATTGTTCACGCCCTTGATCGGGTAGAATTGCCACGTTTTAACCTTCGCTTACGCGGACTTGATGTATTTACCCGCAAGAAACCAAGTACACTTTATGCGGGGATTGAAGCGAACCCTGCTTTGATGACCTTGCACGAAACTATAGGACGAAAATTGCGTCATCTGCCGTTGGAGCGCAATAAGCGCAGTTTTACTCCCCATATTACCCTTGCCCATGTGCGGCAAAGCAAAATTGATGATCTTATTAAATATTTGACCGAGCGCGGTGGCTTTTTAACCGACACATTTGAAGCAAAGCGCTTTGTGTTAATGTCATCACGAGAACTGGTGGGTGGTGGCCCATATATTATTGAAGAAAGCTGGCCATTACACCAAAGTGTTCCAGCGACAAAAACGGCTACTGCGTTTTAA
- a CDS encoding SDR family NAD(P)-dependent oxidoreductase translates to MENSARKTLVLTGASRGIGHATVKRFSHAGWRVITCSRQDFADNCPWPAGPEDHIKVNLADAEDVGRAISEIRRRLEAEGSVLHALVNNAGISPKGEGGKRLNSIETNMQIWRAVFQVNFYAPIMLARGLFNELKAAKGAIVNVTSIAGSRVHPFAGTAYATSKAALAGLTREMASDFGPHGIRVNAIAPGEIDTSILSPGTEKLVEQLPMRRLGLPAEVADTIYYLCGSEASYVTGSEIHVNGGQHV, encoded by the coding sequence ATGGAAAATTCAGCACGAAAAACTCTTGTTTTAACTGGTGCAAGTCGCGGCATTGGTCATGCCACGGTCAAGCGTTTTTCCCATGCCGGTTGGCGGGTTATCACCTGCTCACGGCAAGATTTTGCCGATAATTGCCCTTGGCCAGCTGGGCCAGAAGATCATATCAAGGTAAACCTTGCCGATGCTGAAGATGTTGGGCGTGCTATTTCAGAAATCCGCCGCCGTTTAGAAGCAGAAGGCAGCGTGTTGCATGCTTTGGTTAATAATGCTGGCATTTCTCCCAAGGGGGAGGGTGGTAAACGCCTCAATTCTATTGAAACCAATATGCAAATTTGGCGTGCCGTCTTCCAAGTTAATTTTTATGCGCCAATTATGCTAGCACGCGGTCTTTTCAATGAATTAAAGGCCGCCAAGGGTGCAATTGTCAATGTAACTTCAATCGCTGGTAGCCGAGTGCACCCTTTTGCTGGTACCGCCTATGCAACTTCTAAAGCAGCCCTTGCTGGCCTTACCCGTGAAATGGCATCTGATTTTGGCCCCCATGGCATAAGGGTTAATGCCATTGCGCCGGGTGAAATTGATACATCTATCTTGTCACCGGGTACTGAAAAGCTGGTGGAACAATTGCCTATGCGCCGTTTGGGGCTTCCTGCGGAAGTTGCTGATACCATTTATTATTTATGCGGCAGTGAAGCTTCCTATGTAACGGGGTCAGAAATCCACGTTAATGGCGGCCAGCACGTATAA
- a CDS encoding CsbD family protein — MDWNRIEGNWKQFKGKAKEKWGDLTDDDLDKINGKRDQLEGIIQERYGIAKDQAKKDIDDWYNNQ; from the coding sequence ATGGATTGGAACCGTATCGAAGGCAATTGGAAACAATTTAAAGGTAAGGCCAAAGAAAAGTGGGGCGACTTGACCGATGATGATCTTGATAAAATCAATGGCAAAAGAGATCAGCTTGAAGGCATAATCCAAGAACGTTATGGCATTGCCAAAGATCAAGCTAAAAAAGACATTGATGATTGGTACAATAATCAATAG
- a CDS encoding ChuX/HutX family heme-like substrate-binding protein, producing MNQKTAQALISRFEASVVTSKGFIRERDFAKQNGITEADIFTAYSIISQFEEFVPNLGLLLSMLNQLGSIMIITRNDYAVHQLRGCFDGFDDQQGIITTFGDINLSLSKNQCHRMFFKTKIIDGQSYSCLAIFDNLGIAVLKLFEQPNSNHQAWQDLIESLRSNKTLPNNPSVDEISNSQPKPTIEDKQVTHEFLKSLIEFSIQKGLIFHCKICNQSCCQSFSGIIHNFKIIKTWFNIMDGSFNLHLDISQCQLSVKKDNKRLFLNAKSSDNREACEISLDLADVSVEDYFDEITNQYGISKQ from the coding sequence ATGAATCAAAAAACAGCACAAGCGCTGATTTCACGCTTTGAAGCTTCAGTTGTAACATCAAAGGGCTTTATTCGTGAGCGCGATTTTGCCAAACAAAATGGTATAACCGAAGCAGATATTTTTACCGCCTATAGCATTATCTCTCAATTTGAAGAATTCGTCCCCAATCTTGGTTTGCTTCTCTCCATGCTCAACCAATTGGGGTCGATCATGATTATCACGCGCAATGATTATGCAGTCCACCAATTGCGTGGTTGTTTTGACGGCTTTGATGATCAGCAAGGGATTATCACAACCTTCGGCGATATAAATTTATCACTTTCAAAAAATCAATGTCATCGTATGTTTTTTAAAACCAAAATCATCGATGGGCAAAGCTATTCTTGTTTAGCCATATTTGATAATCTAGGGATTGCGGTATTAAAATTATTTGAACAACCAAATTCCAATCATCAAGCATGGCAAGATTTGATTGAGTCTTTACGAAGCAATAAGACCTTGCCAAACAATCCGTCAGTCGATGAAATAAGCAATAGTCAACCAAAACCAACAATAGAAGACAAACAGGTCACTCATGAATTTTTAAAATCTTTAATAGAATTTTCAATTCAAAAAGGGCTTATATTTCATTGCAAAATATGCAATCAAAGCTGCTGTCAGAGCTTTAGCGGTATCATCCATAATTTTAAAATTATAAAAACATGGTTTAACATTATGGATGGCAGTTTTAACCTTCATCTAGATATCAGCCAATGCCAATTAAGTGTTAAAAAAGATAATAAGAGATTATTCTTAAATGCAAAAAGCAGCGATAATCGCGAAGCTTGTGAAATAAGCTTGGATTTGGCTGACGTATCGGTCGAAGACTATTTTGATGAGATTACCAACCAATATGGGATAAGCAAACAATGA
- a CDS encoding hemin ABC transporter substrate-binding protein, which translates to MIKYLLRIVLLLSAFLTFQVNLANSAEPDQLSETLINEKPVNERLVVIGSGLIETIFALGAGDEIIGRDTASTYPEQAKAIADIGFMRALSPESILSLNPQKIIMSKGSGPATSIELLKKSSVPLIIIDEEFSQKSVMQKIQELGQYLNRQNEAKALAESVNRQFDELTNYVNKIEQKKRVLFIMSVRNGRIMAAGQNTGANGMINLAGGINPVQYDGYKLINDEAIIELAPDVILTMNYNGMAVTSEEILSVPALRSTPAGKNQAFFSMEALYLMNFGPRTAKAALELAKHLYQ; encoded by the coding sequence ATGATAAAATATTTATTGCGCATTGTTTTACTGCTATCGGCTTTTTTAACTTTTCAGGTCAATTTGGCAAACAGTGCCGAACCTGATCAGTTAAGCGAAACCCTAATAAATGAAAAACCAGTAAATGAAAGGCTCGTGGTTATTGGTTCAGGCCTTATTGAGACAATTTTTGCCTTGGGCGCTGGCGATGAAATTATTGGTCGTGATACCGCTTCAACCTATCCAGAACAAGCAAAAGCGATTGCTGATATTGGCTTTATGCGCGCCTTGTCACCAGAAAGCATCTTATCACTCAATCCGCAAAAAATTATTATGTCCAAGGGAAGTGGGCCAGCGACATCAATTGAACTTTTAAAAAAATCATCGGTTCCACTCATCATTATTGACGAGGAATTTTCGCAAAAAAGCGTTATGCAAAAAATTCAAGAACTCGGACAATACTTAAACAGACAGAATGAGGCCAAGGCACTTGCAGAAAGTGTTAACCGTCAGTTTGATGAATTAACGAATTACGTCAATAAAATTGAACAAAAAAAACGTGTATTGTTTATAATGTCTGTTCGCAATGGCCGGATCATGGCAGCTGGACAAAACACCGGCGCAAATGGCATGATCAATTTAGCCGGTGGTATAAATCCTGTGCAATATGACGGCTATAAATTGATTAATGATGAAGCAATTATTGAGCTTGCTCCTGATGTTATTTTAACAATGAATTATAATGGCATGGCGGTAACAAGTGAAGAAATATTATCTGTGCCTGCACTGCGCTCAACTCCAGCCGGCAAAAACCAAGCTTTTTTTAGCATGGAAGCTCTTTATTTGATGAATTTTGGCCCAAGAACTGCAAAAGCAGCTCTTGAACTAGCAAAACACCTATATCAATAA
- the alr gene encoding alanine racemase: MDELMELSAGGVLTIDLNALVHNYRILVRQAYPAKVSAVVKANAYGIGVDIIAPPLYRAGARMFFVAQANEAIELQTILPSDAQIAVLNDIQPGFAPIAAERGILPVLNSLDSILEWQALCKKLDKKLPALLQLDTGMSRLGLDELEFEILADNPEIFEYADIKFIISHLACADEPENLANFDQLNRMKAMLERLPKTPVALANSGGVFLGPDFRFQLVRPGLALYGIDPMGETGKFLRPVVSLEACVIQQRLVGEGVRVGYGGTYVTKRPSRLATIAVGYADGWHRCLGDKSAAYFSGIRLPIIGRVSMDSMTIDITDLPEGKLKRGDYVELIGKHQTIDEVAKDAGTIPYEILTSLGRRYERRYISN, from the coding sequence ATGGATGAGTTGATGGAACTCTCTGCGGGGGGAGTTTTGACCATTGATCTCAATGCGCTGGTTCATAACTACCGAATTTTGGTCCGGCAAGCTTACCCGGCCAAAGTTTCGGCAGTTGTGAAAGCCAATGCCTATGGTATTGGTGTTGATATTATTGCCCCGCCGCTTTACCGGGCTGGGGCGCGTATGTTTTTTGTAGCGCAAGCCAATGAAGCTATTGAATTGCAAACGATTTTGCCAAGCGATGCCCAGATTGCCGTCCTTAATGACATTCAACCAGGTTTTGCCCCTATAGCTGCGGAACGCGGAATTCTTCCAGTTTTAAATTCGCTTGATTCTATTTTAGAATGGCAAGCACTTTGTAAGAAGTTAGATAAAAAATTACCGGCATTATTACAGCTTGATACTGGCATGAGTAGGCTTGGGCTTGATGAGCTAGAATTTGAAATTTTGGCGGATAATCCTGAAATATTTGAATATGCTGATATAAAATTCATAATAAGCCATTTGGCTTGCGCTGATGAACCTGAAAACCTTGCTAATTTTGATCAATTAAACCGTATGAAGGCAATGCTAGAGCGTTTGCCGAAAACTCCTGTTGCTTTGGCTAATTCTGGCGGTGTTTTTTTAGGGCCAGATTTTCGCTTTCAACTGGTGCGGCCTGGCCTTGCATTATATGGCATTGACCCAATGGGCGAAACCGGTAAATTTTTGCGCCCTGTGGTTAGTCTTGAAGCCTGCGTTATTCAACAACGCTTGGTAGGGGAAGGTGTGCGGGTTGGTTACGGCGGCACTTATGTCACCAAACGTCCAAGCCGCTTAGCAACAATTGCTGTTGGTTATGCTGATGGCTGGCATCGTTGTCTTGGCGACAAGAGTGCTGCCTATTTTAGCGGTATTCGTTTGCCAATCATTGGCCGTGTTTCAATGGATTCAATGACCATTGATATAACTGATTTGCCAGAGGGTAAGTTAAAACGTGGCGATTATGTCGAACTTATTGGTAAACATCAAACTATAGACGAAGTGGCAAAGGATGCTGGAACCATTCCATATGAAATATTGACGTCACTTGGACGGCGTTATGAGCGGCGTTATATTTCAAATTAG
- a CDS encoding PRC-barrel domain-containing protein translates to MRLFTLVAAGTTLLSSVALVHSAPIVQEVFVTANPTSIITSNILGLDITNHKDENIGKIEDVIINDDVLTGYIVSVGGFLGVGEKYVIVSPLSVKITYSESDKKWWAKMDTTKELLEKAPEFKYEGRWGK, encoded by the coding sequence ATGCGTCTATTTACACTAGTTGCTGCAGGCACCACCCTATTGAGTTCCGTTGCTTTGGTGCATAGTGCACCTATTGTGCAGGAAGTTTTCGTCACAGCAAATCCTACCAGTATTATCACCAGTAATATTTTAGGCTTAGATATTACCAATCATAAGGATGAAAATATCGGTAAGATAGAAGACGTTATTATTAATGATGATGTTCTTACCGGTTATATCGTCTCGGTCGGTGGTTTCCTCGGCGTTGGCGAAAAATATGTTATCGTATCACCATTGTCGGTTAAAATTACCTATTCAGAAAGCGACAAAAAGTGGTGGGCAAAAATGGATACTACCAAAGAGCTTTTGGAAAAAGCACCAGAATTTAAATATGAAGGTCGTTGGGGCAAGTAA